The Kitasatospora setae KM-6054 genome contains a region encoding:
- a CDS encoding stage II sporulation protein M, with protein MDLDVFVAAHQAEWHRLEVLSSRRRLSGEEADELITLYQRATSHLAQVQATAPHPGVEGRLTALVVRGRNAVAGARASSWQDAARYFTAGFPAILYRARRWWLTVAAVSFALSAVIAWWVGSHPDMIKSLMSPEQYEQYTKPGGEFENYYTEHPSANFAAQVWTNNAWVAAQCLVSAVLLGIPTLYILLQNVLNLGSGVGIMASADHLQLFLGLLIPHGLLELTAIFVAGGLSLRLGWTVVDPGPRTRAVALAEEGRTIIGAVIGLTAVLMVAGFIEGFVTGSALPSWIRIGLGITVEVLFLVYALVLGKRATLAGETGDVEAADRTDHQPMAG; from the coding sequence ATGGACCTGGACGTCTTCGTCGCCGCCCACCAGGCGGAATGGCACCGTCTGGAGGTCCTCAGCAGCCGCCGCCGGCTCAGCGGCGAAGAGGCCGACGAGCTCATCACCCTCTACCAGCGCGCCACCAGCCACCTCGCCCAGGTCCAGGCCACCGCCCCGCACCCAGGCGTCGAGGGCCGGCTCACCGCCCTGGTCGTCCGCGGCCGCAACGCCGTCGCCGGCGCCCGCGCCTCCTCCTGGCAGGACGCCGCCCGCTACTTCACGGCCGGCTTCCCCGCGATCCTCTACCGCGCCCGCCGCTGGTGGCTCACCGTCGCGGCGGTCTCCTTCGCCCTCAGCGCCGTGATCGCCTGGTGGGTGGGCAGCCATCCCGACATGATCAAGTCCCTGATGTCGCCGGAGCAGTACGAGCAGTACACCAAGCCCGGCGGCGAGTTCGAGAACTACTACACCGAGCACCCCTCGGCGAACTTCGCCGCCCAGGTGTGGACCAACAACGCCTGGGTCGCCGCCCAGTGCCTGGTCTCCGCCGTCCTGCTCGGCATCCCCACCCTCTACATCCTGCTGCAGAACGTCCTCAACCTCGGCAGCGGCGTCGGCATCATGGCCTCCGCCGACCACCTCCAGCTCTTCCTCGGCCTGCTCATCCCGCACGGCCTGCTCGAACTCACCGCCATCTTCGTCGCCGGCGGCCTGAGCCTCCGCCTCGGCTGGACCGTCGTCGACCCCGGCCCCCGCACCCGCGCCGTCGCCCTCGCCGAAGAAGGCCGCACCATCATCGGCGCCGTCATCGGCCTCACCGCCGTCCTCATGGTCGCCGGCTTCATCGAGGGCTTCGTCACCGGCTCCGCCCTCCCCAGCTGGATCCGCATCGGCCTGGGCATCACGGTCGAGGTCCTCTTCCTCGTCTACGCCCTGGTCCTCGGCAAGCGCGCCACCCTCGCCGGCGAGACCGGCGACGTCGAAGCCGCCGACCGCACCGACCACCAGCCGATGGCCGGCTGA